One stretch of Schlesneria sp. DSM 10557 DNA includes these proteins:
- a CDS encoding carboxymuconolactone decarboxylase family protein: MKKKFSLIAAGLVLSSSGFTYGIDSKTTPRPVPLTRPEMKEYLEDMKSRTPRIPLPELTEEDKEKLGERGGSYEGRLRYHYMPGGDLRGTGTGNAGRPGTGLPGGGQGFGGGGGGGRDNDPDNTLSYKFKVQLFWIVSRTNNCQYCLGHQESKLLAAGMTEDEIAALDSEWEAFPEAEQAAFAFARKFTYEPHLLGDADIAKLRAHFTDQQILEMILSMAGNNSINRWKEGAGVPQSANGGGFGRRQEAAGQGGTTQAAAASPRHESYLTPTAARFQNKVTKVAPLLIDLTTSQPTRQTVSDRPPLETRSEVETGLEAAKQRTPRLPLVEEAKAREFVSSDWPEGPLPQWVRLLANFPNSAKNRIAGIQSAETRGDLTPLMKAQVSWIIARQDRAWYATGLAKQRLKELGQSEDQIYALDGDWSEFTPTERSLFTVAKKLATTPVVLTDEDVDAAVKLAGPRDVVQLISYTTNRASFDRITEAAGLALE, encoded by the coding sequence ATGAAGAAAAAGTTCTCACTGATCGCCGCGGGATTGGTCCTCTCATCGTCCGGGTTCACCTACGGCATCGATTCCAAAACAACACCCCGTCCCGTTCCGCTGACACGCCCCGAGATGAAAGAGTATCTGGAGGATATGAAGTCGCGGACTCCACGAATCCCTCTTCCTGAACTGACCGAAGAAGACAAAGAAAAACTGGGTGAACGGGGCGGCAGCTACGAAGGACGTCTGCGATATCACTACATGCCCGGCGGGGACTTGCGTGGAACGGGCACTGGTAACGCAGGACGCCCCGGCACCGGATTACCCGGTGGTGGACAAGGTTTCGGTGGCGGTGGTGGAGGAGGACGGGATAACGATCCCGACAATACGCTCAGTTACAAATTCAAGGTGCAGCTCTTCTGGATTGTTTCCCGCACCAACAACTGTCAGTACTGCCTGGGCCATCAGGAATCCAAGCTGCTGGCTGCCGGGATGACGGAAGACGAAATCGCGGCGCTGGACAGTGAATGGGAGGCTTTCCCGGAAGCCGAGCAGGCCGCGTTTGCCTTCGCTCGCAAATTCACATACGAACCTCACCTGCTGGGTGATGCCGATATTGCGAAACTGCGAGCCCATTTTACAGATCAGCAAATCCTGGAAATGATCCTCTCGATGGCAGGCAACAACTCCATCAACCGCTGGAAGGAAGGGGCCGGAGTTCCTCAGTCAGCTAACGGGGGCGGATTCGGCAGGCGGCAGGAAGCAGCCGGGCAGGGGGGAACGACCCAGGCAGCGGCGGCCAGTCCTCGACACGAATCGTACCTGACGCCGACCGCGGCTCGATTCCAGAACAAAGTGACGAAGGTCGCCCCACTGTTGATCGATCTGACAACCAGTCAGCCAACCCGGCAGACGGTGTCTGATCGTCCTCCCCTGGAAACGCGCTCCGAGGTTGAAACGGGACTTGAGGCCGCAAAGCAGCGCACACCCCGGCTGCCATTGGTCGAAGAGGCAAAGGCACGGGAATTCGTCTCAAGCGACTGGCCGGAAGGTCCACTGCCACAGTGGGTGCGTCTGCTGGCAAACTTCCCCAATAGTGCAAAAAACAGGATTGCCGGTATTCAATCCGCAGAAACGCGAGGGGACCTTACCCCGCTGATGAAAGCACAGGTGAGCTGGATTATCGCACGCCAGGATCGTGCCTGGTACGCAACGGGACTGGCAAAGCAGCGATTGAAAGAACTGGGCCAGTCGGAGGATCAGATCTATGCACTCGATGGGGACTGGAGCGAGTTCACGCCGACAGAACGCTCGCTCTTCACTGTCGCGAAGAAGCTGGCTACGACACCCGTCGTGCTGACAGACGAAGATGTCGACGCGGCGGTCAAGCTTGCCGGCCCGAGAGACGTCGTTCAACTGATCAGCTACACCACCAACCGGGCTTCATTCGACCGTATTACCGAAGCGGCAGGGTTAGCGCTGGAGTGA